Proteins from a single region of Flaviflexus salsibiostraticola:
- a CDS encoding FABP family protein, whose protein sequence is MFEIPEGLAPETYPMAWLVGRWRGYGMLGYPGIDDAAIICELEVSNNGGPYLTIQSTWYLANENPDDIDKELPGHIGVAQLTEDRLWQEATGYLRQSPETEGEVEAMIATPDGRVALYVGVVKSPRMSLVSDAMVRSATGAHVNASQLQVGMVESDLLFAYDMAAFGEEMQSYAAGRLSKVAIKR, encoded by the coding sequence ATGTTTGAAATTCCAGAGGGCCTGGCGCCCGAGACCTATCCGATGGCGTGGCTGGTCGGCAGGTGGCGGGGCTACGGCATGCTCGGCTACCCGGGGATCGATGACGCCGCAATCATCTGCGAGCTCGAGGTCTCCAACAACGGCGGCCCCTACCTCACGATCCAGTCGACGTGGTACCTCGCGAACGAGAACCCCGATGACATCGACAAGGAGCTGCCGGGTCACATCGGTGTCGCCCAGCTGACCGAGGATCGGCTCTGGCAGGAGGCCACAGGCTACCTGCGGCAGTCCCCCGAGACGGAGGGCGAGGTCGAGGCGATGATCGCCACCCCGGACGGCCGGGTCGCCCTCTACGTCGGCGTCGTGAAGTCTCCTCGGATGAGCCTGGTATCGGATGCGATGGTCCGCTCCGCGACGGGCGCTCACGTCAACGCCAGCCAGCTGCAGGTGGGCATGGTCGAATCCGACCTGCTGTTCGCCTACGACATGGCCGCCTTTGGGGAAGAGATGCAGTCCTACGCCGCGGGCCGCCTGTCGAAGGTGGCGATCAAGCGATGA
- a CDS encoding DUF2516 family protein, with protein sequence MIGALFNLFVIALFLWAVIDAATRQQAAFDWAGTMSKWKWVGVLLLGLVVRAGLMPFRIPGSFLISLGFFVLVVYYLGSIKPRLDEIPRGGGGNRRGGSW encoded by the coding sequence ATGATCGGAGCCCTGTTCAACCTCTTCGTCATCGCCCTCTTCCTGTGGGCGGTCATCGACGCGGCCACCCGCCAGCAGGCGGCCTTCGACTGGGCGGGAACGATGAGCAAGTGGAAGTGGGTGGGGGTCCTCCTGCTCGGCCTCGTCGTCCGCGCGGGCCTCATGCCGTTCCGCATCCCCGGCTCGTTCCTCATCTCCCTCGGCTTCTTCGTGCTCGTCGTCTACTACCTCGGCTCGATCAAGCCGAGGCTCGATGAGATCCCCCGCGGGGGCGGAGGCAACCGTCGCGGGGGCTCCTGGTAG
- a CDS encoding YgfZ/GcvT domain-containing protein, with protein sequence MSTASLPGAVLGDGIDAAVPAHYGSPAREQRALLAGTALVDLSHLEVVTVSGPDRLTWVHSLTTQHLTDLKPGESTELILLTVEGRIQVAAYVVDDGETLHLITDAGFGEELRSFLQKMKFMMRVEIVLRDDLALLGGYGSAAVPRAVLTWRDPWPAVGAKSVAYGPSTDDHPARGQERFIALLPKDELMAAIDEWEGTMAGMLAWEAQRIVDLRPRPAIDVDEKSLPHEWDWLRTAVHLEKGCYRGQEAIARTVNLGRPPRRAVLLQLDGSEERLPARGTEILMGEKTVGTVTSAARDMDHGPVALGLLKRNTPVDAALTVDGIPALAEVIVNPDGRTELSYDRPKIRRLPS encoded by the coding sequence ATGAGCACCGCGAGCCTTCCCGGCGCCGTCCTCGGCGACGGCATCGATGCTGCTGTTCCCGCCCACTACGGATCGCCTGCCCGCGAGCAGCGCGCGCTGCTCGCCGGGACCGCCCTCGTCGACCTGTCGCACCTCGAGGTTGTGACCGTGAGCGGTCCCGACCGCCTCACGTGGGTCCACAGCCTCACGACCCAGCACCTGACCGATCTCAAGCCGGGGGAGTCCACCGAGCTCATCCTCCTCACGGTCGAGGGGCGAATCCAGGTCGCGGCCTACGTCGTCGATGACGGCGAAACCCTCCACCTCATCACCGACGCCGGCTTCGGGGAGGAGCTGCGCTCCTTCCTGCAGAAGATGAAGTTCATGATGCGGGTGGAGATCGTTCTCCGCGATGATCTCGCGCTCCTCGGTGGGTACGGGAGCGCGGCCGTGCCGCGCGCAGTCCTCACGTGGCGTGATCCGTGGCCCGCTGTCGGCGCCAAGTCTGTCGCCTACGGCCCCAGCACCGATGACCACCCGGCCAGGGGTCAGGAGCGATTCATCGCCCTCCTGCCCAAGGACGAGCTCATGGCCGCCATCGATGAATGGGAGGGCACGATGGCGGGGATGCTCGCCTGGGAGGCCCAGCGCATCGTCGATCTCAGGCCCCGCCCGGCCATCGACGTCGACGAGAAGTCGCTGCCGCATGAATGGGACTGGCTTCGCACGGCGGTCCACCTCGAGAAGGGCTGCTACCGCGGCCAGGAGGCGATCGCCCGGACGGTCAATCTCGGCCGCCCGCCCCGCCGAGCCGTCCTGCTCCAGCTCGACGGCTCCGAGGAGCGACTGCCCGCCCGCGGCACCGAGATCCTCATGGGGGAGAAGACCGTGGGAACGGTGACGAGCGCGGCGAGGGACATGGACCATGGTCCCGTCGCCCTCGGACTACTCAAGCGCAACACGCCTGTCGATGCGGCGCTGACGGTCGATGGCATCCCGGCCCTCGCCGAGGTCATCGTCAACCCTGACGGGCGCACGGAGCTGTCCTATGACCGGCCTAAGATCCGCAGGCTCCCGTCATGA
- a CDS encoding HdeD family acid-resistance protein translates to MFSFLSHSWWLPFISGIVAVLFGILAIVMPGTTVSVLLILFAIFLIAQGLGLLWSGYRTSGPGSIALLATGVVLVVLGIWTIVATESAAELLVTLMGIWALAIGIATAFAGFGLRGRSEYWGLPLLGGVAMAIAGLLVIIKPWTGVAAIAITIGVGSILWGALLAVSGWYLRSLLPRDRER, encoded by the coding sequence ATGTTCTCGTTCCTATCCCACTCCTGGTGGCTCCCGTTCATCAGCGGAATCGTCGCTGTCCTCTTCGGCATTCTCGCGATCGTCATGCCCGGGACGACGGTGTCGGTTCTTCTCATCCTGTTTGCAATCTTTCTCATCGCACAGGGACTCGGCCTTCTGTGGAGCGGTTATCGCACATCCGGCCCAGGGTCGATCGCGCTGCTCGCGACCGGCGTCGTCCTCGTCGTGCTCGGCATCTGGACCATCGTCGCCACCGAATCTGCCGCGGAGCTTCTCGTCACCCTCATGGGGATCTGGGCCCTCGCCATCGGCATCGCCACCGCCTTCGCCGGCTTCGGCCTGCGGGGCCGCTCGGAATACTGGGGGCTCCCGCTCCTCGGCGGCGTCGCCATGGCCATCGCCGGCCTGCTCGTCATCATCAAGCCGTGGACCGGGGTCGCCGCCATCGCCATCACAATCGGCGTCGGTTCGATCCTCTGGGGAGCCCTGCTCGCCGTGAGCGGGTGGTACCTCCGGTCGCTCCTCCCCCGCGATCGCGAACGCTGA
- the dtd gene encoding D-aminoacyl-tRNA deacylase, translating into MRAVISRVSSASVSVGGERVSQIGRGLLVLLGVTPSDTQREVELTARKIADLRVFDGETEMSVTEVGGEVLVVSQFTLYGDVRKGRRPSWTTAAPGEVAEPLYEAVAERLRTVHGLPVKTGIFGAMMAVESVNDGPFTLWWEC; encoded by the coding sequence GTGCGCGCTGTCATCTCCCGCGTCTCGAGCGCGAGCGTGAGCGTCGGTGGCGAGCGGGTATCGCAGATCGGTCGTGGACTCCTCGTCCTGCTCGGCGTCACCCCGTCGGACACCCAGCGCGAGGTCGAGCTCACCGCCCGCAAGATCGCGGACCTGCGGGTCTTCGATGGGGAGACGGAGATGAGCGTGACGGAGGTCGGCGGCGAGGTCCTCGTCGTCTCCCAATTCACGCTCTACGGCGACGTGAGGAAGGGCCGGCGGCCGTCGTGGACCACCGCCGCTCCGGGGGAAGTCGCCGAACCGCTCTACGAGGCGGTCGCGGAGCGCCTGCGGACCGTCCACGGGCTGCCTGTCAAGACCGGCATCTTCGGCGCGATGATGGCCGTGGAAAGCGTGAACGACGGGCCTTTCACGCTGTGGTGGGAGTGCTAG
- a CDS encoding ATP-dependent Clp protease ATP-binding subunit, with translation MFERFTDRARRVIVLAQDEARNLKHKYLGTEHILLGLIREGEGVAAKALEALDISLDDVRVQVIDIIGEGNEAPSGHIPFTPRAKKVLEYALREGLQLGHSYIGTEHLLLGLLREQDGVAAKVLVKLGADLPRVRQQVNQLMSGYQGKEAVGVGTGAREGQKAGSTVLDQFGRNLTQAARERKLDPVIGRNIESERVMQVLSRRTKNNPVLIGEPGVGKTAVVEGLAQSIASGDVPETLRDKQLYALDMGSLVAGSRYRGDFEERLKKILKEVNTRGDIILFIDEVHTMVGAGAAEGALDAASLLKPMMARGELQIIGATTLDEYRKHIEKDAALERRFQPIQVEQPTVEQTIDILRGLRDRYEAFHRVTITDDAIEQAASLSDRYVNDRFLPDKAIDLIDEAGARLAIRKMTAPPELRELDEKIAQVRKQKESAIDGQDFEKAAALRDTEQRLAEERAEKEKAWKSGDMDQVSVVDGDLISEVLAMSTGIPVFKLTEAESAKLLRMEDELHKRIIGQEDAVRSLSQAIRRTRAGLKDPKRPGGSFIFAGPTGVGKTELAKALAEFLFGDEEALITLDMSEYAEKHTVSRLFGAPPGYVGYEDGGQLTEKVRRRPFSVILFDEVEKAHQDLFNSLLQILEEGRLTDSQGRVVDFKNTVIIMTTNLGTKDIARAQNTGFQVSGDTVASYDRMKSKVNDELKQHFRPEFLNRVDEIIVFPQLSREEVLKIVDLMIAQLAGRLADQGMKIELSQRAKELLAERGYDPVLGARPLRRAIQREIEDALSEKILFGHLKDGDTVYVDVDEENIPMSLTFTGVAKEEELEEKINEAVDALDETALGTAQQQ, from the coding sequence ATGTTCGAACGGTTCACCGACCGTGCGCGGCGCGTGATCGTGCTAGCCCAGGACGAGGCTCGGAACCTCAAGCACAAGTACCTGGGAACGGAGCACATTCTGCTCGGCCTCATCCGTGAGGGTGAGGGCGTTGCGGCGAAGGCCCTCGAGGCCCTCGACATCTCACTGGACGACGTGCGGGTCCAGGTCATCGACATCATCGGAGAGGGGAACGAAGCCCCCTCCGGTCACATCCCCTTCACGCCGCGCGCGAAGAAGGTCCTCGAGTACGCCCTCCGCGAGGGTCTTCAGCTCGGACATTCGTACATCGGCACGGAGCACCTGCTCCTCGGCCTGCTCCGTGAGCAGGACGGGGTCGCGGCCAAGGTTCTCGTCAAGCTCGGCGCCGACCTGCCGCGCGTGCGCCAGCAGGTCAACCAGCTCATGAGCGGGTACCAGGGCAAGGAGGCCGTCGGTGTCGGCACCGGCGCGCGTGAGGGTCAGAAGGCCGGCTCGACGGTGCTCGACCAGTTCGGTCGCAACCTCACGCAGGCGGCCCGTGAGCGCAAGCTCGACCCGGTCATCGGCCGGAACATCGAGTCGGAGCGGGTCATGCAGGTCCTCTCCCGCCGGACGAAGAACAACCCCGTCCTCATCGGCGAGCCCGGCGTCGGCAAGACTGCCGTCGTCGAGGGTCTCGCGCAGTCGATCGCCTCGGGCGACGTGCCCGAGACGCTGCGCGACAAGCAGCTCTACGCGCTCGACATGGGTTCGCTGGTCGCGGGTTCCCGCTACCGCGGTGACTTCGAGGAGCGTCTGAAGAAGATCCTCAAAGAGGTCAACACCCGCGGCGACATCATCCTCTTCATCGATGAGGTGCACACGATGGTCGGCGCTGGTGCGGCCGAGGGCGCGCTCGACGCGGCCTCCCTGCTCAAGCCGATGATGGCGCGCGGCGAGCTCCAGATCATCGGAGCCACCACCCTCGACGAGTACCGCAAGCACATCGAGAAGGACGCAGCCCTTGAGAGGCGCTTCCAGCCGATTCAGGTTGAGCAGCCGACGGTTGAGCAGACCATCGATATCCTCCGCGGACTGCGCGACCGCTACGAGGCGTTCCACCGCGTCACCATCACGGACGACGCGATCGAACAGGCCGCGTCGCTGTCCGACCGCTACGTCAACGACCGGTTCCTGCCGGACAAGGCGATCGACCTGATCGACGAGGCCGGCGCGCGCCTCGCCATCAGGAAGATGACGGCTCCGCCCGAGCTTCGCGAACTGGACGAGAAGATCGCCCAGGTCCGCAAGCAGAAGGAATCCGCCATCGACGGGCAGGACTTCGAGAAGGCCGCCGCGCTCCGTGACACCGAGCAGAGGCTCGCCGAGGAGCGCGCCGAGAAGGAGAAGGCCTGGAAGTCGGGCGACATGGACCAGGTGTCCGTCGTCGACGGCGACCTCATCAGTGAGGTCCTCGCGATGTCGACCGGCATCCCCGTCTTCAAGCTCACCGAGGCCGAGTCCGCGAAGCTGCTCCGCATGGAGGATGAGCTGCACAAGCGGATCATCGGGCAGGAGGACGCCGTGCGTTCGCTGTCGCAGGCGATCCGCCGCACCCGTGCGGGCCTCAAGGACCCGAAGCGTCCCGGCGGCTCGTTCATCTTCGCCGGCCCCACCGGCGTCGGCAAGACGGAGCTCGCCAAGGCTCTCGCCGAGTTCCTCTTCGGTGACGAGGAGGCCCTCATCACCCTCGACATGTCGGAGTACGCCGAGAAGCACACGGTCTCCCGACTGTTCGGCGCCCCTCCCGGCTACGTCGGGTACGAGGATGGTGGCCAGCTCACCGAGAAGGTCCGCCGCCGCCCGTTCTCCGTCATCCTGTTCGACGAGGTTGAGAAGGCTCACCAGGACCTGTTCAACTCGCTCCTGCAGATCCTCGAGGAGGGTCGCCTGACCGACTCGCAGGGCAGGGTCGTCGACTTCAAGAACACCGTCATCATCATGACGACGAACCTCGGTACGAAGGACATCGCACGCGCCCAGAACACCGGTTTCCAGGTGTCGGGTGACACGGTGGCCTCCTACGACCGGATGAAGTCGAAGGTGAACGACGAGCTGAAGCAGCACTTCCGCCCCGAGTTCCTCAACCGTGTCGACGAGATCATCGTCTTCCCCCAGCTGTCGCGCGAGGAGGTCCTCAAGATCGTCGACCTCATGATCGCTCAGCTCGCAGGCAGGCTCGCCGACCAGGGCATGAAGATCGAGCTGTCGCAGCGCGCGAAGGAGCTCCTCGCCGAGCGCGGGTACGACCCGGTGCTGGGTGCCAGGCCGCTCCGCCGCGCCATCCAGCGGGAGATCGAGGACGCCCTGTCCGAGAAGATCCTGTTCGGCCACCTCAAGGACGGCGACACCGTCTACGTCGACGTGGACGAGGAGAACATCCCCATGTCCCTCACGTTCACCGGCGTCGCCAAGGAAGAGGAGCTCGAGGAGAAGATCAACGAGGCAGTCGATGCGCTCGATGAGACTGCCCTCGGCACCGCACAGCAGCAGTAA
- a CDS encoding IS1249 family transposase: MNTPYCRPCEQAMTRYGKTSTGRQRYRCAGCRTSRVAAIDTSAKDFALFLSFLFSRQRQRDLPGAGRTFRRRTARFWQLWPTPEVVDEVHRVIYVDGIHLGRSAVILIASTDTHVVGWYLARSEHSQAWGALLARIAPPQVVVTDGGSGFAKARRAHWPTTKVQRCTFHAFSQVRRQTTTRPRTQAGVELYGLAKALLHVRDNTGAAAWLAAYTQWRATWEAFLAERTRLATGQVVLTHQRLVTARSALDTLIRTKTLFTYVDPANFPVDAYLHMPLPATNNRIEGGINTQLRALLRDHRGMSLDRRIKAIMWWCYMHTEYPASPARILRTMPTDTQIQAYYRAAASRGEHARDIGLPGIGTAAVWNELHHSTSYITTWD, encoded by the coding sequence GTGAACACTCCTTATTGCCGCCCGTGCGAGCAGGCGATGACACGCTATGGAAAGACCAGTACGGGACGTCAGCGCTACCGCTGTGCCGGGTGCAGGACGAGTCGCGTAGCGGCGATCGACACCTCCGCGAAAGACTTCGCCCTGTTCTTGTCCTTTCTGTTTTCCCGCCAGCGCCAGCGAGACCTGCCCGGGGCGGGACGGACCTTCCGTCGGCGCACCGCACGGTTCTGGCAGCTGTGGCCCACCCCCGAGGTGGTCGACGAGGTCCACCGGGTAATCTACGTCGATGGGATCCACCTCGGACGCAGCGCCGTGATCCTGATCGCCTCCACCGACACCCATGTCGTGGGCTGGTACCTCGCACGCAGTGAACACAGCCAGGCCTGGGGTGCGCTGCTGGCCCGGATCGCACCGCCACAGGTAGTGGTCACCGATGGTGGATCAGGCTTTGCCAAAGCCCGCCGGGCGCACTGGCCCACCACGAAGGTCCAGCGCTGTACGTTCCATGCTTTCAGCCAGGTGCGTCGCCAGACCACGACCCGGCCCCGCACTCAGGCCGGAGTGGAACTCTACGGCCTGGCTAAAGCGCTGCTCCACGTCCGCGATAACACCGGGGCCGCGGCATGGCTGGCCGCTTACACCCAATGGCGCGCCACATGGGAGGCCTTCCTGGCTGAGCGCACTCGACTCGCCACGGGGCAGGTCGTACTCACTCACCAGCGTCTGGTCACGGCCCGCTCAGCCCTCGATACGCTGATCCGGACCAAGACCTTGTTCACCTACGTCGATCCCGCCAACTTCCCGGTCGACGCCTACCTGCACATGCCACTGCCAGCGACGAATAACCGGATCGAGGGTGGGATCAACACTCAACTGCGGGCCCTGCTACGCGATCACCGCGGGATGAGCCTGGACAGGCGGATCAAAGCGATCATGTGGTGGTGCTACATGCACACTGAATACCCTGCCAGTCCCGCACGCATCCTCAGGACCATGCCCACCGACACCCAGATCCAGGCCTACTACCGAGCTGCGGCCAGCCGCGGCGAACACGCCCGGGACATCGGCCTGCCGGGCATCGGCACCGCAGCCGTCTGGAACGAGCTGCACCACTCGACCAGCTACATCACAACCTGGGACTGA